One Halomonas sp. M4R1S46 genomic window carries:
- a CDS encoding ABC transporter ATP-binding protein, whose translation MNDTAMTRTLDRQPVQGEVMLECRGLTRIYREGPQDLTVLDELELQVRAGERVAVVGSSGSGKTTLLNLLGGLDRPTHGEVRIADQSLLAMGDAELGRFRNRHIGFVYQFHHLLAEFTALENAALPLIVRGQRKKVAEARALELLARVGMEGRADHKPGELSGGERQRVAIARALVTDPSLVLMDEPTGNLDQATAASILALMDELADSAACAFVIVTHDPALAAHQDRVMRLDGGRLSPQSDPG comes from the coding sequence ATGAATGATACCGCCATGACCCGGACCCTCGACCGGCAGCCGGTGCAGGGCGAGGTGATGCTGGAGTGTCGCGGCCTGACCCGCATCTACCGGGAAGGGCCCCAGGATCTCACCGTGCTCGACGAGCTCGAGCTGCAGGTACGGGCCGGCGAGCGCGTGGCCGTGGTCGGCAGCTCCGGTTCCGGCAAGACCACCCTGCTCAACCTGCTGGGCGGTCTCGACCGGCCCACCCATGGTGAGGTGCGCATCGCCGACCAGTCGCTGCTGGCCATGGGCGATGCCGAGCTGGGGCGCTTCCGCAACCGCCATATCGGCTTCGTCTACCAGTTCCACCACCTGCTGGCGGAGTTCACTGCCCTGGAGAATGCGGCCCTGCCACTGATCGTGCGCGGGCAGCGCAAGAAGGTCGCCGAGGCCCGGGCCCTGGAACTGCTGGCCCGGGTGGGCATGGAAGGCCGGGCCGATCACAAGCCCGGCGAGCTCTCCGGCGGCGAGCGCCAGCGGGTGGCCATCGCCCGGGCGCTGGTCACCGACCCCAGCCTGGTGCTGATGGACGAGCCCACCGGCAACCTCGACCAGGCCACCGCCGCCAGCATCCTGGCGCTGATGGACGAACTGGCCGACAGCGCCGCCTGTGCCTTCGTCATCGTCACCCACGACCCCGCCCTGGCCGCCCACCAGGACCGCGTGATGCGCCTGGACGGCGGTCGCCTCTCCCCCCAGTCCGACCCGGGCTGA
- a CDS encoding MotA/TolQ/ExbB proton channel family protein, with product MNMMEALIAGGWLMVPLLGCSVVAVVIVIERLWTLRASRIAPQGLGQEVCALVDRGQVNLYWLESHSPLGGVLAAGLRNARLGHEQVRARFQEAATAVVHDMERFLSPLGTIASITPLIGLLGTVVGMIEVFAVIVASDGVERTADLAGGISRALVTTAAGLTVAIPALMFHRYFQRRVEDITVRLEEQAGQVVEFLAHYPGDLTLAERHEPQEDERQEADGRRAPRVKPS from the coding sequence ATGAACATGATGGAGGCCCTGATCGCCGGGGGCTGGCTGATGGTGCCGTTGCTGGGGTGTTCGGTCGTGGCGGTGGTGATCGTCATCGAGCGCCTGTGGACCCTGAGGGCGTCGCGGATCGCCCCGCAGGGGCTCGGCCAGGAAGTCTGCGCGTTGGTGGACCGGGGCCAGGTCAACCTCTACTGGCTGGAGAGCCATTCGCCCCTGGGTGGGGTGCTGGCGGCCGGCCTGCGCAATGCCCGCCTGGGCCACGAGCAGGTGAGGGCGCGCTTCCAGGAGGCGGCCACCGCGGTGGTGCACGACATGGAGCGCTTCCTGAGCCCGCTCGGCACCATCGCCTCGATCACTCCGCTGATCGGCCTGCTGGGCACGGTGGTGGGCATGATCGAGGTGTTCGCGGTGATCGTCGCCAGCGACGGCGTCGAGCGCACCGCCGACCTGGCCGGCGGTATCTCCCGGGCCCTGGTGACCACCGCCGCCGGCCTGACCGTGGCGATTCCCGCCCTGATGTTCCATCGCTACTTCCAGCGCCGCGTGGAGGACATCACCGTGCGCCTCGAGGAGCAGGCCGGGCAGGTGGTGGAGTTCCTGGCGCATTACCCGGGGGACCTGACCCTGGCGGAGCGCCATGAGCCCCAGGAGGACGAGCGCCAGGAAGCCGACGGGCGCCGTGCGCCGCGGGTGAAGCCCTCATGA
- the murB gene encoding UDP-N-acetylmuramate dehydrogenase, whose translation MSLVLQHEVDLAGANTLGLPCVAERVAAPRTLPQLREALGTARARAWPTLLLGGGSNLILPARLPGLVLRPAMAEWWLEDDGGDEVRVHAEAGVVWHELVMALARRGLWGLENLALIPGHCGAAPIQNIGAYGVELCDVLEAVHLVHLDEGGEAVLAPEDCAFGYRDSVFKGALAGRVVITRLVMRLSRRAAPRLAYGDLASRVGAAPTPLGVAEAVCAVRREKLPDPATLGNAGSFFKNPVVSPAAAERLLQAHPDLPHFPQPGGGVKLAAGWLIDRCGLKGWRRGHFGVHDRQALVLVHHGGGSAEELLRFAGAVAAEVQGRFGIALEREPRRAEALAG comes from the coding sequence TTGAGCCTCGTGCTGCAGCACGAGGTCGATCTCGCCGGGGCCAATACCCTGGGGCTGCCCTGTGTCGCCGAGCGTGTCGCGGCGCCGCGGACCCTGCCCCAACTGCGCGAGGCGCTGGGCACGGCCCGGGCCCGCGCCTGGCCGACCCTGCTGCTCGGCGGCGGCAGTAACCTGATCCTTCCCGCACGCCTCCCCGGCCTGGTGCTGCGTCCCGCCATGGCCGAGTGGTGGCTCGAGGACGACGGCGGCGACGAGGTCAGGGTGCATGCCGAGGCCGGCGTGGTCTGGCACGAGCTGGTCATGGCCCTGGCCCGACGCGGCCTCTGGGGCCTGGAGAACCTGGCGCTGATCCCGGGGCATTGCGGCGCGGCACCGATCCAGAACATCGGCGCCTATGGCGTGGAGCTCTGCGACGTGCTCGAGGCCGTGCACCTGGTCCATCTCGACGAGGGCGGCGAGGCCGTCCTGGCCCCCGAGGACTGTGCGTTCGGCTATCGTGACAGCGTCTTCAAGGGGGCCCTGGCGGGGCGGGTAGTGATCACCCGGCTGGTCATGCGCCTGTCGCGTCGAGCGGCTCCCCGCCTGGCATACGGCGATCTGGCGAGCCGGGTCGGTGCCGCGCCGACGCCCCTCGGCGTGGCCGAGGCGGTCTGCGCCGTGCGTCGCGAGAAACTGCCCGATCCCGCCACGCTGGGCAATGCCGGCAGCTTCTTCAAGAACCCGGTGGTGTCGCCGGCCGCGGCCGAGCGCCTGCTGCAGGCCCACCCCGACCTGCCGCACTTTCCCCAGCCGGGGGGCGGGGTCAAGCTCGCCGCCGGCTGGCTGATCGACCGCTGCGGCCTCAAGGGCTGGCGCCGGGGACACTTCGGGGTCCACGACCGTCAGGCACTGGTCCTGGTGCATCACGGCGGGGGCAGTGCCGAGGAACTGCTGCGCTTTGCCGGCGCCGTGGCCGCCGAGGTGCAGGGGCGCTTCGGTATCGCGCTCGAGCGCGAGCCGCGCCGGGCCGAGGCTCTCGCCGGCTAG
- a CDS encoding DUF2062 domain-containing protein — MPRRVLQRYLPHPETLRRQRSLRFLRHLIGNPSLWMLSRRSVANAFFVGLFSALLPIPFQMAVAALGAWGLRCNLPLSVGLVWITNPLTMPLIFYGNYRLGAWVLDLPVREVPDRLSTHWIADQMLDILPALALGSLMAAVLAGLTGSLVIRLIWRWQVARSWKRRAMRRRRCQADERA; from the coding sequence ATGCCGCGCCGAGTCCTGCAGCGCTACCTGCCCCACCCCGAGACCCTCAGGCGCCAGCGCTCCCTGCGCTTCCTGCGGCACCTGATCGGCAACCCGTCGCTATGGATGCTGTCCCGGCGCAGCGTGGCCAATGCCTTCTTCGTGGGCCTGTTCAGCGCCCTGCTGCCGATCCCCTTCCAGATGGCGGTGGCCGCCCTGGGCGCCTGGGGCCTGCGCTGCAACCTGCCGCTGTCGGTGGGCCTGGTGTGGATCACCAACCCCCTGACCATGCCACTGATCTTCTACGGCAATTACCGCCTCGGCGCCTGGGTGCTGGACCTCCCCGTCCGCGAGGTCCCCGACCGCCTGTCCACCCACTGGATCGCCGATCAGATGCTCGACATCCTCCCGGCCCTGGCGCTGGGATCGCTGATGGCCGCGGTGCTGGCGGGGCTGACGGGAAGCCTGGTGATCCGGCTGATCTGGCGCTGGCAGGTGGCGCGCAGCTGGAAGCGCCGCGCCATGCGCCGCCGTCGCTGCCAGGCCGACGAACGCGCCTGA
- a CDS encoding DNA internalization-related competence protein ComEC/Rec2: MVPIRDDVMRCGLAMPLAFAALGGGLTGHLASTALLQALGLALLGLAAGRRVREALLVLVMLAVAAQLLVVRGGELAPGLSRQDLRLEGRLLAASREGRQWRLDMAVSDCRPLATGLPACSGLSRVRLSAFAGTLPPGSAFRAGATWRLVVRLRPPSGFANPGAFDYRAWLWREGIQATGYVRQAPPPRRLVPASPSWRQRALAWLDDRDLPPRPARWLAALTLGASQRLEAADWDLLNASGTTHLMVISGLHVGLVAGFTLWLGRALAWCLAPAGWRMAVWPWWLAAAMAVGYAGLAGLEPPALRAMIMTLLGLWVASGRHAPGPWQAWWLALGLVVVVDPLSIWRPGLWLSFVAVALLILVWQGRARPRGWRGWLWALGRTQLLLAPLMAAAVLLAFGRLAPAGPLVNLFAVPLVGSLMVPLGLAGWLLAWVPLLGDACWWLFARLAAGLAMALSWAVELLPLWHPPAAWILPLALGLGLLSLLWALPGLDRRLRLVGSGLLATLPLWLATPLPAPGTLWVRIHDVGQGQLVSLRTAGYRALVDTGPRFGSGFMPLSSLWPPGQHFDDVIIGHADRDHAGGLPGLVADHRVDRYLAPVGDSHPVATAPCSAGRRWRRDGVEFRVLWPPEAVAGLSDNDRSCVLLVTAGPHRLLITGDAGRRVERSLLPALDGPVTVLVAGHHGSRTSSGAGFVRRVSPRQVIFSAARDNPFGHPDPVVVRRFRGAGSCLWNTARDGAVTLRLGRREGLVVEAERPPAGRRGGVGGGCLAVESPPSMPDIHR, translated from the coding sequence ATGGTGCCGATCAGGGACGATGTGATGCGCTGCGGACTGGCCATGCCCCTGGCCTTCGCCGCCCTGGGGGGCGGCCTCACGGGCCACCTTGCCTCGACGGCGCTGCTCCAGGCGCTGGGCCTGGCGTTGCTGGGCCTGGCGGCCGGCCGGCGCGTCCGGGAGGCGCTGCTGGTGCTGGTCATGCTGGCGGTGGCCGCCCAGCTCCTGGTGGTGCGTGGCGGTGAGTTGGCCCCGGGGCTGAGCCGTCAGGACCTGCGGCTCGAGGGGCGGCTGCTGGCCGCCTCCCGGGAGGGCCGCCAGTGGCGCCTGGACATGGCGGTCAGCGACTGCCGTCCCCTGGCGACCGGCTTGCCGGCCTGCAGCGGACTGTCGCGGGTCCGGCTCAGCGCCTTCGCGGGGACCCTGCCACCGGGCAGTGCATTCCGGGCGGGCGCAACCTGGCGGCTGGTCGTGCGCCTGCGACCGCCGAGCGGCTTCGCCAACCCGGGCGCCTTCGACTACCGGGCCTGGCTGTGGCGGGAAGGCATCCAGGCCACCGGCTATGTGCGCCAGGCCCCGCCGCCCCGACGACTCGTACCGGCGTCCCCCTCCTGGCGGCAGCGGGCCCTGGCATGGCTCGACGACCGCGACCTGCCACCGCGCCCGGCCCGCTGGCTGGCGGCCCTGACGCTGGGCGCCAGCCAGCGCCTGGAGGCGGCGGACTGGGACCTGCTCAATGCCAGCGGCACCACCCACCTGATGGTGATCTCGGGGCTCCACGTGGGACTCGTGGCCGGCTTCACGCTGTGGCTGGGCCGCGCCCTGGCCTGGTGCCTGGCACCGGCGGGCTGGCGCATGGCCGTATGGCCCTGGTGGCTCGCCGCGGCCATGGCGGTGGGCTACGCCGGGCTCGCCGGTCTCGAGCCCCCCGCGCTGCGGGCCATGATCATGACCCTGCTGGGGCTCTGGGTGGCCAGCGGTCGCCATGCGCCGGGACCCTGGCAGGCCTGGTGGCTGGCGCTCGGCCTGGTGGTGGTGGTCGATCCGCTGTCGATCTGGCGGCCCGGGCTCTGGCTGTCGTTCGTCGCGGTGGCACTGCTGATCCTGGTCTGGCAGGGGCGAGCGCGTCCCCGCGGCTGGCGGGGCTGGCTGTGGGCGCTGGGACGCACCCAGCTGCTGCTGGCGCCGCTGATGGCGGCGGCGGTGCTGCTGGCCTTCGGTCGTCTCGCCCCGGCCGGCCCCCTGGTCAACCTGTTCGCCGTGCCGCTGGTCGGCAGCCTGATGGTGCCGCTGGGGCTCGCCGGCTGGCTGCTGGCCTGGGTGCCGCTTCTGGGCGACGCCTGCTGGTGGCTGTTCGCGAGGCTGGCGGCGGGCCTGGCCATGGCCCTGTCATGGGCCGTCGAGCTCCTGCCCCTGTGGCATCCGCCGGCCGCCTGGATCCTGCCCCTGGCCCTCGGCCTGGGGCTGCTCAGCCTGTTGTGGGCCCTGCCCGGGCTGGACCGGCGCCTGCGCCTGGTCGGCAGCGGCCTGCTGGCGACCCTGCCGCTGTGGCTGGCGACGCCGCTTCCGGCGCCCGGCACGCTGTGGGTGCGCATCCACGATGTCGGCCAGGGGCAGTTGGTGAGCCTGCGCACCGCCGGCTATCGCGCGCTGGTCGACACCGGGCCGCGCTTCGGCTCCGGCTTCATGCCGCTGTCCTCGCTGTGGCCGCCGGGCCAGCACTTCGACGACGTCATCATCGGCCATGCCGACCGGGATCATGCCGGCGGCCTCCCCGGCCTGGTCGCCGACCACCGGGTCGACCGCTACCTGGCGCCGGTCGGGGATTCCCATCCGGTCGCCACGGCCCCTTGCTCCGCGGGGCGCCGCTGGCGACGCGACGGCGTGGAGTTCCGGGTGCTCTGGCCCCCCGAGGCGGTCGCGGGCCTGTCGGACAATGACCGGTCCTGCGTGCTGCTGGTCACGGCCGGCCCCCACCGCCTGCTGATCACCGGCGATGCCGGGCGACGGGTGGAGCGCAGCCTGCTGCCCGCCCTGGACGGCCCCGTGACGGTGCTGGTGGCCGGCCACCATGGCAGCCGCACCAGCTCCGGGGCCGGCTTCGTGCGCCGGGTGTCGCCGCGCCAGGTGATCTTCAGTGCCGCCCGGGACAACCCCTTCGGCCACCCCGACCCGGTGGTGGTCCGCCGTTTCCGGGGAGCGGGCAGCTGCCTGTGGAACACGGCCCGGGACGGAGCGGTGACCCTGCGCCTGGGTCGCCGGGAGGGCCTGGTGGTGGAGGCCGAAAGGCCGCCCGCCGGGCGCCGCGGCGGTGTCGGAGGCGGCTGCCTTGCGGTAGAATCGCCCCCATCGATGCCGGATATTCACCGGTGA
- the lpxK gene encoding tetraacyldisaccharide 4'-kinase: MSAGFGGRWLQAAYAGSPWLRALRPLEALYRLVVERRARAYAEGRRDVWRAPVPVVVVGNITLGGTGKSPLVAWLARHLQERGWSPGILSRGYGGHSAHYPLCLADETPAAACGDEPRMLADQTGVPVVVDPDRPRGARRLLEEGCDILLSDDGLQHLGLGRDLEILVVDGHWGLGNGRCLPAGPLREPAGRLASVDAVVVNGEPRRALSIEHHGMRLAPTAWRPLAGGERRPVAPPPFAGEVHAVAGIGRPARFFATLRGLGLAVRPHPFGDHHRFTAADLAFGDDLPVVMTAKDAVKCRDLAGPDTWVLEVEAAPEPGFVDWLDTRLAAL, encoded by the coding sequence ATGAGCGCGGGGTTCGGCGGGCGCTGGCTCCAGGCGGCCTATGCCGGCTCGCCCTGGCTTCGGGCCCTGCGACCGCTGGAGGCGCTCTATCGCCTGGTCGTCGAGCGTCGGGCCCGGGCCTATGCCGAGGGGCGGCGGGACGTCTGGCGGGCCCCGGTGCCGGTAGTGGTGGTCGGCAACATCACCCTCGGCGGCACCGGCAAGTCGCCGCTGGTGGCCTGGCTGGCCCGTCACCTGCAGGAGCGGGGCTGGTCGCCCGGCATCCTGTCGCGCGGCTATGGCGGTCACTCGGCGCACTATCCACTGTGCCTGGCCGACGAGACCCCGGCCGCGGCCTGTGGCGACGAGCCGCGCATGCTGGCCGACCAGACCGGCGTGCCGGTGGTGGTGGATCCGGATCGCCCCCGGGGGGCGCGGCGACTGCTGGAGGAGGGCTGCGATATCCTGCTCAGCGACGATGGCCTGCAGCATCTCGGGCTGGGGCGCGACCTGGAGATCCTGGTGGTGGACGGCCATTGGGGGCTCGGCAACGGGCGCTGCCTGCCGGCCGGGCCGCTCCGCGAGCCGGCGGGGCGACTCGCCTCGGTGGATGCGGTGGTGGTCAACGGCGAGCCACGCCGCGCCCTGTCCATCGAGCACCATGGCATGCGCCTGGCGCCGACCGCCTGGCGGCCGCTGGCCGGCGGCGAGCGGCGACCGGTCGCGCCGCCGCCCTTCGCCGGCGAGGTGCATGCCGTGGCGGGCATCGGCCGACCGGCGCGCTTCTTCGCCACCCTGCGCGGGCTGGGACTCGCGGTGCGTCCCCATCCCTTCGGCGACCACCACCGCTTCACGGCCGCGGACCTGGCGTTCGGCGATGACCTGCCGGTGGTGATGACCGCCAAGGATGCGGTCAAGTGCCGCGACCTGGCCGGTCCCGACACCTGGGTCCTCGAGGTCGAGGCGGCCCCCGAGCCGGGCTTCGTCGACTGGCTCGACACGCGCCTGGCGGCGCTATGA
- a CDS encoding ExbD/TolR family protein, producing MRVPRTRREPVEVNLTPLIDVVFLLLIFFMVSTTFETRQALELELPESATGVAAEVSPVTVVVTARGDYRLGERDLAPGELASALGAEAERAREQGLVVEADGRAAHAAVVRVLDRAGALGIRQVRIATAEATPTEAETP from the coding sequence ATGAGGGTGCCCCGCACGCGACGCGAGCCGGTGGAGGTGAACCTCACCCCGCTGATCGACGTGGTCTTCCTGCTGCTGATCTTCTTCATGGTCTCGACCACCTTCGAGACCCGCCAGGCGCTGGAGCTCGAGCTGCCCGAGAGCGCGACCGGGGTGGCCGCGGAGGTCTCGCCGGTCACCGTGGTGGTCACCGCCCGCGGCGACTACCGGCTGGGCGAGCGTGACCTGGCGCCTGGCGAGCTGGCCTCGGCGCTGGGCGCCGAGGCCGAACGCGCCCGGGAGCAGGGCCTGGTGGTGGAAGCCGATGGCCGTGCCGCCCATGCCGCGGTGGTGCGCGTCCTCGACCGGGCCGGTGCCCTGGGCATCCGGCAGGTCCGCATCGCCACCGCCGAGGCGACACCCACTGAAGCGGAGACACCGTGA
- a CDS encoding low molecular weight protein-tyrosine-phosphatase, translated as MRVLFVCLGNICRSPTAEGMFRRHLDEAGLSARVEVDSCGIGPWHVGKAPDPRAQLAAAERGLDLSALRARQLAADDFARFDYLLAMDQDNLAALKAQRPAESEAHVGLFLDFAGLRDRAVPDPYYGGDQGFEEVLDLVEAASLGLVAALRRRLEGDS; from the coding sequence ATGCGCGTGCTCTTCGTCTGTCTCGGCAACATCTGTCGGTCGCCCACCGCCGAGGGCATGTTCCGGCGCCACCTCGACGAGGCGGGCCTCTCTGCGCGCGTCGAGGTCGATTCCTGCGGCATCGGTCCCTGGCACGTGGGCAAGGCACCGGATCCCCGCGCCCAGCTGGCGGCCGCCGAACGCGGCCTCGACCTCTCCGCCCTGCGAGCCCGCCAGCTGGCGGCGGACGACTTCGCACGCTTCGACTATCTGCTGGCCATGGACCAGGACAACCTCGCGGCCCTGAAGGCGCAACGACCCGCCGAAAGCGAGGCCCATGTGGGGCTTTTCCTGGACTTCGCCGGCCTTCGGGACCGTGCGGTCCCCGACCCCTACTATGGCGGTGACCAGGGCTTCGAGGAGGTGCTGGACCTGGTGGAGGCGGCATCCCTGGGACTGGTGGCGGCGCTGCGCCGGCGCCTGGAGGGCGACTCTTGA
- the msbA gene encoding lipid A export permease/ATP-binding protein MsbA: protein MGYVRPHWKAFALAILGYVIYAASSTALAEMMKRLIDGIQNPDASFRMMLPLFVVGMFAARGLGTFLGTYFMSNVARNLVHALRCDVFNHMLHLPGRFFDAHSSGHLISRVTYHVEQVTGAATKAITILLREGLFVVGLVAYLLWTNWMLTLLFLTVTPLIGGVVSYASKRFRRISRRIQRSMGEVTHVASEALSGYRVVRTHGAEAFEKARFARASEINRRQSMKEALTKATSTPVIQLLVALSLAVLVWLAMSPALMADMTPGEFVAFITAAALMAKPVRQLTEINATIQKGIAAAGELFGLLEQPPEEDRGTVEPGRLEGRVRFEGVRFAYGEDQPEVLKGIDLEVAPGEMVAIVGRSGSGKSTLMGLLPRFYRPTAGRILVDGVPLEDYRLHPLRRRIALVSQQVTLFNASIAANIAYGVDDASPEAIEAAARAAHAHEFIERLSGGYDTVVGENGVMLSGGQRQRLAIARAIFKDAPLLVLDEATSALDTESERHIQAALEEVCRDRTTFVIAHRLSTIERADRILVMEQGEIVEQGPHAELLARDGAYAALHRLQFQDPQPA from the coding sequence ATGGGCTATGTCAGGCCCCACTGGAAGGCGTTCGCCCTGGCCATCCTCGGCTACGTCATCTACGCCGCCTCGAGCACGGCCCTGGCCGAGATGATGAAGCGCCTGATCGACGGCATCCAGAACCCCGACGCGAGCTTCCGGATGATGCTGCCGCTGTTCGTGGTGGGCATGTTCGCCGCCCGGGGCCTCGGCACCTTCCTCGGCACCTACTTCATGAGCAACGTGGCCCGCAACCTGGTCCACGCCCTGCGCTGCGACGTCTTCAACCACATGCTGCACCTGCCGGGGCGCTTCTTCGACGCGCACTCCTCGGGCCATTTGATCTCCCGGGTCACCTACCACGTGGAGCAGGTCACCGGCGCCGCCACCAAGGCCATCACCATTCTCCTGCGGGAGGGGCTCTTCGTGGTCGGCCTGGTCGCCTACCTGCTGTGGACCAATTGGATGCTGACCCTGCTGTTCCTGACCGTGACCCCGCTGATCGGCGGCGTGGTCAGCTACGCCAGCAAGCGCTTCCGGCGCATCTCGCGGCGCATCCAGCGCTCCATGGGCGAGGTCACCCATGTGGCCTCCGAAGCGCTGTCCGGCTATCGGGTGGTGCGTACCCACGGCGCCGAGGCCTTCGAGAAGGCCCGCTTCGCCCGGGCCAGCGAGATCAACCGGCGCCAGAGCATGAAGGAGGCCCTGACCAAGGCCACCAGCACGCCGGTGATCCAGCTGCTGGTGGCGTTGTCGCTGGCGGTCCTGGTGTGGCTGGCCATGTCGCCGGCGCTGATGGCGGACATGACCCCCGGGGAGTTCGTCGCCTTCATCACCGCCGCAGCGCTGATGGCCAAGCCGGTCCGCCAGCTCACCGAGATCAACGCCACCATCCAGAAGGGCATCGCCGCCGCCGGCGAGCTGTTCGGGCTGCTGGAGCAGCCGCCCGAGGAGGATCGGGGCACCGTGGAGCCGGGGCGTCTCGAGGGCCGGGTGCGCTTCGAGGGCGTGCGCTTCGCCTACGGCGAGGACCAGCCGGAGGTGCTCAAGGGCATCGACCTGGAGGTGGCGCCCGGCGAGATGGTCGCCATCGTCGGTCGCTCGGGCAGCGGCAAGTCGACCCTGATGGGCCTGCTGCCGCGGTTCTATCGGCCGACCGCCGGCCGGATCCTGGTCGATGGCGTGCCCCTCGAGGACTATCGCCTGCATCCGCTGCGCCGGCGGATCGCCCTGGTGTCCCAGCAGGTGACCCTGTTCAACGCCAGCATCGCCGCCAACATCGCCTACGGGGTGGATGACGCCTCGCCGGAAGCCATCGAGGCCGCGGCGCGGGCCGCCCACGCCCACGAGTTCATCGAACGGCTGTCCGGGGGCTACGACACCGTGGTGGGGGAGAACGGCGTGATGCTCTCCGGCGGCCAGCGCCAGCGACTGGCCATCGCCCGGGCGATCTTCAAGGATGCGCCCCTGCTGGTCCTCGACGAGGCCACCTCGGCCCTGGACACCGAGTCCGAGCGGCATATCCAGGCGGCCCTGGAGGAAGTCTGCCGGGACCGCACCACCTTCGTCATCGCGCACCGGCTCTCCACCATCGAGCGGGCCGACCGCATCCTGGTGATGGAGCAGGGCGAGATCGTCGAGCAGGGCCCCCATGCCGAGCTGCTGGCCCGTGACGGCGCCTATGCGGCCCTGCATCGCCTGCAGTTCCAGGATCCCCAGCCGGCATGA
- a CDS encoding Trm112 family protein: protein MDKELLAMLVCPLCKGKLKYDREAQELICRFDGLAYPVRDGIPVMLPEEARALDVDEKLPPSAGRDGEA from the coding sequence ATGGACAAGGAACTGCTGGCGATGCTGGTCTGCCCGCTGTGCAAGGGCAAGTTGAAGTACGACCGCGAGGCCCAGGAGCTGATCTGTCGCTTCGACGGCCTGGCCTACCCGGTGCGCGACGGCATCCCGGTGATGCTGCCGGAAGAGGCCCGGGCGCTGGACGTGGACGAGAAACTGCCGCCGTCGGCCGGTCGCGACGGCGAGGCCTGA
- the kdsB gene encoding 3-deoxy-manno-octulosonate cytidylyltransferase, which yields MQDFIAVIPARFASTRLPGKPLLEIAGEPMVAHVWRQALASAAGRVVVATDDERIRGAMAGYGAEVVMTRDDHPSGTDRLAEVAERLGLADEAVVVNVQGDEPLLPPALIDQVASRLFADPGASIATLAEPIGDVETLFNANAVKVVRALSGRALYFSRAPIPWDRDAFASRPEWLETDAWLRHIGLYAYRVGFLAEYRDWSPSPLERLEQLEQLRALHHGHAIQVALASQPHPAGVDTAEDLERVREAVRTAGGGR from the coding sequence ATGCAGGATTTCATCGCCGTGATCCCGGCACGCTTCGCCTCCACGCGGCTGCCGGGCAAGCCGCTGCTCGAGATCGCCGGTGAGCCGATGGTTGCCCATGTCTGGCGTCAGGCGCTGGCCAGTGCCGCCGGCCGGGTGGTGGTGGCCACCGACGACGAGCGCATCCGCGGGGCGATGGCCGGCTATGGTGCCGAGGTGGTGATGACGCGCGACGACCACCCCTCGGGCACCGACCGCCTGGCCGAGGTGGCCGAGCGGCTGGGCCTGGCGGACGAGGCGGTGGTGGTCAACGTGCAGGGCGACGAGCCGCTGCTGCCGCCGGCGTTGATCGACCAGGTGGCGAGTCGCCTGTTCGCCGATCCCGGTGCCTCGATCGCCACCCTGGCGGAGCCCATCGGCGACGTCGAGACGCTCTTCAACGCCAATGCGGTGAAGGTGGTCCGGGCCCTGTCGGGACGCGCGCTGTACTTCTCCCGGGCGCCCATCCCCTGGGACCGCGACGCCTTCGCCTCCCGGCCCGAGTGGCTCGAGACCGATGCCTGGCTGCGCCATATCGGCCTCTACGCCTATCGCGTCGGCTTCCTCGCCGAGTACCGGGACTGGTCGCCATCCCCTCTCGAGCGGCTCGAGCAGCTCGAGCAGCTGCGTGCCCTGCACCATGGCCATGCCATCCAGGTCGCCCTGGCGAGCCAGCCGCATCCGGCCGGCGTCGATACCGCCGAGGACCTGGAGCGGGTTCGCGAGGCGGTACGGACCGCCGGGGGAGGTCGGTGA